The DNA window GTTCAGTGACGCCCTGCGCGCCGCGCTGCGTGAAGATCCGGACGTGGTGCTGATCGGCGAAATGCGCGACCTGGAGACCATTGAATCGGCGTTGCGCATCGCGGAGACCGGCCACTTGACCTTTGGCACGCTGCACACCAACTCCGCGGCCTCCACCATCAACCGTATTATTGACGTTTTCCCTTCGCACCAGCAGTCGCAGATCCGCGCGCAGCTTTCCTTGGTGCTGGAAGGAATTCTTTGCCAAACCCTGCTGCCCCGCGTGGGCGGCAGCGGACGCTGCATGGCCATGGAAATCCTGGTGCCCAATGCCGCGGTCCGCAACCTGATTCGCGAAGACAAGATCCATCAGGTGTATTCGTCCATGCAGTCCGGCCAGGACCGGTTCGGCATGCAGACCTTTAATCAAGCGCTGGCGACGCTGTATTTCCAGAAGCAGATCACGCTGGAGACGGCGTTGCAGCGTTCGTCCATGCCGGATGAATTGCAGGACATGATCAACCGCGGAGTCATCGCCACGCGTACCCCAGCGGCGGCGGCGACGCTCCGGCGGTAAGAATGCAGCACTCCCGTTGGTGGTAGGAAACCAAGGGTGGTAGGAACAAGCACGAGAGGAGTTTTCGGTATGCCGGTATTCACATTTACAGGGACTGACTCCCAGGGAAAAAGGATTTCCGGGGAGCGGTTAGCCGATAGCAAAGCAGCTGTCAACATGCTGCTGCGCCGCGAGCGCATAACCCCCGGCGCCATCAAGGAAAAGGGCAAGGAGTTCGCCCTGCCCAAGTTTGGCACCGGCAAAGTGGCCATCAAGGACATTGCCGTATTCTTCCGCCAGTTTTCCGTGATGATTGACGCCGGCCTTCCGCTGGTGCAGTGTCTGGAAATCCTGGCCACCAACCAGGAGAACCTCTTCTTCCAGAAATGCCTGACCGGAGTGCGCACCACGGTGGAAGGCGGTTCCACCTTGTCCAACGCCATGCGGCAATACCCCAAGATCTTTGACGACCTCACCACCAACATGATTGAGGCCGGCGAAGCGGGCGGTATTCTGGACACCATTCTGCAGCGCCTGGCCACCTACGTGGAAAAGAACGTGAAGCTGAAGGCCGCGGTGAAATCGGCCTTGATTTACCCCGTGGCGGTCATCAGCATTGCCTGCATCGTGGTGGGCTGCCTGCTCAAGTTTGTGGTGCCCATCTTCGCCAACATGTTCAGCAGCATGGGCGTGGATCTGCCGTTGCCCACCAAGGTGGTCATCGGCCTCAGCCACTTTGTGGCCAGCTTCTGGTGGGTCATCCTGTTGCTGGGCGCCGTGGGTTACATAGCCATCAAGATGGTCCGCAAAGATCCCAAGGGCCGCTTGGCCCTGGACAGATTTCTGCTCAACCTGCCCGTGGTTGGCAATGTGCTGAGAAAGATCGCCGTGGCCCGCTTTACCCGCACCCTGGGCACCTTGATCACCTCCGGCGTGCCCATCCTGGAAGGTCTGGCCATTACCGCAAGGACCTCCGGCAACGCCGTTCTTGAAGATGCGCTGATGAAGGTGCGCAAATCAGTGGAAGAAGGCCGCACCATTGTTGACCCGCTGCGGGAAAGCGGCGTGTTCCCCAACATGGTCACGCAGATGATCGGCGTGGGCGAAGCCACCGGCGCCATGGACGCCATGCTGCAGAAGATCGCCGACTTCTACGAAGATGAGGTGGACGCCGCCACCAAGAACATGCTCACCCTGCTGGAGCCCATCATGATCGGCTTCCTCGGTGTGGCGGTTGGCGGAATCGTCATTTCCCTCTACATGCCGCTGTTCAGCATGATTGCCAAGCTCTCCGGCTAACCAACGGCAGCACGGCGCGGGATTGACAGACTAAAGAAGCACGCATACCGATACGAATGGTTCGAACAGGCGGAAATGGGCGACACGAGGTTCAATGAGCGGACGTGGTTGGCTTGGCTGGTCAAAGTCCGTGTCATTATCATTACCTTTTTGTTCGCGGTTGAATTCCTGATCGTCAAGGTCACCCCGAACAACGTCCCCACCCGCCTGTTCATTACCGTGGTCCTGGTCTGGTACACGGTCTCCGTCTTCTTCATAGTATTGAGTTCCATCTGGCAGGAGTACAAGCTCCAGGCCATCACCCAGATCTTTACTGACCTGGCATTTGTCACCGCGGTGGTGTACGTCACCGGCGGGATTGACACCTTTTTCAATTTTCTTTATCCGCTGGCCATCATCGTGGCCAGCATTCTGCTGCCCCGTTACTGGGCCTATCTGACGGCGGCGGTTTCGTTCATCCTGTTCGGCGCGCTGCTGGAACTTTGTTATTTCGAGAAGATCCCCACCTACCAGTTTTCAGCGCGCGGCGACTCCAAGTCCCTGCAAGCGGTCATCCTCATCAACTTTTTTGCTTATTTGACCGTAGCGCATCTTTCCAGCGCGCTGACCGCCAAGCTGCGCCAGGCGGGCCGGGAACTGCAGGACAAGAGCGGCGAACTGCTCAGCCTGCAGGCGCTGCATGAGAACGTGATCCAGTCCCTGCGCGGCGGGCTGATCACCACCGATCTTGAAGGCCGCATCACGCTGCTCAACGCGCCGGGACAAAAACTACTGGAGCGCACCGCCTCCTCGGTGTGCGGGCGGCACATTGCGGAAATGTTTCTGGACCGGCTGCCTCTTCTGGAATCGTCTTCCGCTCAGGGCGAAGTGCGAACGTTGACGCCCGCTGGAAAAGAAAAGACCTTCGGCGTCACCGTGACCGAACTCAATGTCCCCGAGCAAGGCGCCATCGGGTACGTTTACACCTTTGAGGACCGCACCGAGCTGCGCCGGCTGGAGCGGGAAGTCCGGATGCGCGACCGTCTGGCCGCGGTGGGACGCTTGGCCGCCGGCATCGCCCACGAAATCCGCAATCCTCTGGCTTCCATCGCCGGCTCCATCAAGATGCTCTCCCAGCTCGCGCTGCTGAATGACGAGCAGAAGACGCTGGTGGACATCATTACCCGCGAATCCACGCGCCTGAACGCCATCATCACCGATTTCCTGGCGTACTCGCGGGAGAAGAGTTACAAGTTTGTCCGCTTGGACCTGGTGCCGCTGCTGGAAGACGCGCTGGTCCTGCTGGAGAACCGCTCCACCGTCTCGTCGCTGGGCCTGAAAGTCATCCGGCAATACAAAGTGGATCATGCTTTTGCCACGGCCGACTCCGACCGCCTGAAGCAAGTAGTGTGGAACCTGCTGGAAAATGCCGTCCGCGCTACCGACCAGAAGGGCGAGATCACCGTGTCCGTGCAGCCGGCGGGCGATTATTGGCGGATCGGCATCCGCGACAACGGCCCCGGCGTTCCTCCCAACATGGTGGACAAGATTTTTGAACCGTTTCAATCGAACTTTGAAGGCGGCACCGGCCTGGGACTGGCGATTGTGTACCAGATCGTGCAGGCCCATGGCGCCAAGATTTCCGTCCAGTCACCACCTGGGCAAGGGGCAGAGTTTGTGCTGGAGATTCTGAATGCCAGGGCAGCGGAGAACGAACCCGCGCGCGAGCTGGCGGGAGCGGAGGTATCGCATGGCTAGCATTCTGGTATGCGACGACCAGCGCTCCATCTGCGAGATGCTCGACATCTCTTTGCGCAAGGAAGGCCACCGCGTGGAAACCGTCAACGGCGGCGAGGCGGCCAAGAAAAAACTCAGCTCCGCCAACTATGAAGTCCTGATCACCGACATCAAGATGCCGCAGACCGACGGCATTGAAGTGCTGCGCTTTGC is part of the Terriglobia bacterium genome and encodes:
- a CDS encoding type IV pilus twitching motility protein PilT, whose translation is MNISLSDLLKKMLDMAGSDLHITTNSPPQVRVHGHLQPLDMPPLTPSETKQLAYSVLTDAQKHRFEENLELDFSFGLKGLARFRGNCFNQRGAVGAVYRVIPFEIKTFQQLNLPPIVAKLCEKPRGLVLVTGPTGSGKSTTLAAMLDKINIERHDHIITIEDPIEFVHQNKSCLVNQREVHSDTKSFSDALRAALREDPDVVLIGEMRDLETIESALRIAETGHLTFGTLHTNSAASTINRIIDVFPSHQQSQIRAQLSLVLEGILCQTLLPRVGGSGRCMAMEILVPNAAVRNLIREDKIHQVYSSMQSGQDRFGMQTFNQALATLYFQKQITLETALQRSSMPDELQDMINRGVIATRTPAAAATLRR
- a CDS encoding type II secretion system F family protein, with translation MPVFTFTGTDSQGKRISGERLADSKAAVNMLLRRERITPGAIKEKGKEFALPKFGTGKVAIKDIAVFFRQFSVMIDAGLPLVQCLEILATNQENLFFQKCLTGVRTTVEGGSTLSNAMRQYPKIFDDLTTNMIEAGEAGGILDTILQRLATYVEKNVKLKAAVKSALIYPVAVISIACIVVGCLLKFVVPIFANMFSSMGVDLPLPTKVVIGLSHFVASFWWVILLLGAVGYIAIKMVRKDPKGRLALDRFLLNLPVVGNVLRKIAVARFTRTLGTLITSGVPILEGLAITARTSGNAVLEDALMKVRKSVEEGRTIVDPLRESGVFPNMVTQMIGVGEATGAMDAMLQKIADFYEDEVDAATKNMLTLLEPIMIGFLGVAVGGIVISLYMPLFSMIAKLSG